The following are from one region of the Qipengyuania flava genome:
- a CDS encoding phage tail assembly chaperone, producing the protein MSESFAAGALRLAALAAIHLRWTPRTFWGATPSELAACLAPPAPAETPPSRAEIAAMIERDAHG; encoded by the coding sequence GTGAGCGAAAGTTTCGCGGCGGGCGCCCTGCGGCTGGCGGCGCTCGCCGCGATCCACCTGCGCTGGACGCCCCGCACCTTCTGGGGCGCGACGCCCAGCGAGCTCGCCGCCTGCCTGGCCCCGCCCGCCCCTGCCGAAACACCGCCAAGCCGCGCCGAGATCGCGGCGATGATCGAAAGAGACGCCCATGGATGA
- a CDS encoding tail tape measure protein, producing the protein MDDDIDELIVAVRADTQAFSADMRALRSDFDTTLLDGFESAGRVLERGLLSAIRKGSLGFEDLKRMATSVLDQIAAQALQLGFDRLFGGLGGDGLGGFLSGTLGALFGLPGRATGGLVAPDRPYLVGERGPELFVPASAGRVEANHALGGARSDVRVAINLAAPRGTAAPTALQRSSRQVASAVRRALTV; encoded by the coding sequence ATGGATGACGATATCGACGAGCTGATCGTGGCAGTGCGCGCCGATACACAGGCCTTCAGCGCCGACATGCGCGCGCTGCGCAGCGATTTCGACACGACGCTGCTGGACGGCTTCGAAAGCGCCGGCCGGGTGCTGGAACGCGGCCTGTTGTCGGCGATCCGCAAGGGCAGCCTCGGCTTTGAAGACCTGAAGCGCATGGCCACCAGCGTGCTCGACCAGATCGCGGCGCAGGCGTTGCAGCTCGGCTTCGACAGGCTGTTCGGCGGACTGGGCGGCGACGGATTGGGCGGTTTCCTCAGCGGCACGCTTGGCGCGCTGTTCGGGCTGCCGGGCCGCGCGACCGGCGGGCTCGTCGCACCCGACCGGCCCTATCTCGTGGGCGAACGCGGGCCGGAGCTGTTCGTACCGGCCAGCGCGGGCCGGGTGGAGGCAAACCACGCCCTTGGCGGCGCGCGGTCCGACGTGCGCGTCGCCATCAACCTCGCCGCCCCGCGCGGCACCGCTGCACCAACCGCGCTCCAGCGCTCTTCCCGCCAGGTGGCGAGCGCGGTGCGCCGGGCCCTCACCGTCTAG
- a CDS encoding DUF2460 domain-containing protein translates to MAFWLARTRNGQHSDYIQRFDPRFWTVNFPRPMMASVVSTAPDALRVDCEFVKAGDLAGLIWDSEDTLDHPLLAYDTRRDYARCTLSFRWRSGNVLALDVEHGPTLTIEGRDASGTPRSWYVRLWNYAVGSPSDAVVTLPFSELQSGFTLPGEAVWPSDIDRMFISLVPPGYEEGNETPLANRVVGWAEVSDLRCEGEGAMLPIGDVLLPEHGEGMCTAYDDSFNQTPARLLRVIEGLGCRGKIVHYVGMSHYYRLWLYGSDFHAAYNGDLCQPAIAWHSAYFEAAVALGFAPVVSLSYELLLQNCPVWFRQRDRFGNDSQTGWSPPSALLSPTSGQVNTFLQNVATNFVALLEAAGGEPLFQIGEPWWWVAPETGAPCLYDSTARAYFGDSLRWISDMREPLPSGGTQMLDMAGTALAASTMALADAVRSAAQGEAQIHLLAFTPTILDPAMPELHRACLPSEWAWPTFDRLQLEDYDWLVEGRDAARRAGYAFVDQKLGYPAEATEYLSGFVLDPADAEEFWPRIDEGLDEARERGVAQRYVWALPQVNRDGYTRLPPGDDTMNAFDDVPYPLALGRDAAASPEFSTSVAVTASGYEHRNALWSDARMRYDVGPGIRSEKELGSLVAFFRARFGPARGFRLRDPFDFSSGGMTGSPSPGDQLLGAGDGVASRFQLSKSYGEQRRTITRPDIASIRVAVDGAETTDWSYEEGGWIVFNTAPAEGTSVTAGFHFDVPVRFAEDRLDISGVSFAAGEAPSVPLIEIREAP, encoded by the coding sequence ATGGCATTCTGGCTGGCCCGGACACGCAACGGGCAGCACTCCGATTACATCCAGCGGTTCGATCCGCGGTTCTGGACGGTCAACTTCCCCCGCCCGATGATGGCCAGCGTTGTTTCGACCGCGCCCGACGCGCTGCGCGTGGACTGCGAATTCGTGAAGGCTGGCGACCTCGCCGGGCTGATCTGGGACAGCGAGGACACGCTCGATCATCCGCTGCTCGCTTACGATACGAGGCGCGATTACGCCCGTTGCACGCTGAGCTTCCGCTGGCGGAGCGGCAATGTACTTGCGCTCGATGTCGAACATGGTCCGACGCTTACGATCGAAGGGCGCGATGCTAGCGGCACGCCGCGCAGCTGGTATGTGCGCTTGTGGAACTACGCCGTTGGATCGCCGAGCGATGCGGTTGTGACGCTGCCTTTTTCCGAACTGCAATCAGGCTTCACGCTTCCCGGTGAAGCCGTCTGGCCCTCCGATATCGACCGGATGTTCATCTCGCTCGTCCCGCCCGGCTACGAGGAGGGTAACGAGACGCCGCTGGCCAACCGCGTGGTCGGATGGGCGGAGGTCAGCGACCTGCGCTGCGAAGGTGAAGGCGCCATGCTGCCGATCGGCGATGTCCTCCTGCCGGAACACGGCGAGGGCATGTGCACCGCCTATGACGACAGCTTCAACCAGACCCCGGCGCGCCTGCTGCGCGTGATCGAAGGCCTCGGTTGCCGCGGCAAGATCGTCCATTACGTGGGCATGAGCCACTATTACCGCCTGTGGCTTTACGGCAGCGATTTCCACGCGGCCTATAACGGCGATCTCTGCCAACCGGCGATCGCCTGGCACTCCGCCTATTTCGAAGCCGCTGTTGCCCTGGGTTTCGCACCGGTCGTGTCTTTGTCCTACGAGCTGCTGCTGCAGAACTGCCCTGTCTGGTTCCGCCAGCGCGACCGCTTCGGCAATGATTCGCAGACCGGTTGGTCCCCGCCTTCAGCGCTTCTTTCGCCCACCAGCGGGCAGGTGAATACTTTCCTTCAGAACGTTGCGACCAACTTCGTCGCGCTGCTCGAGGCGGCGGGCGGGGAGCCGCTGTTCCAGATTGGCGAGCCCTGGTGGTGGGTCGCCCCGGAAACCGGCGCACCGTGCCTCTATGACAGCACGGCGCGAGCCTACTTCGGCGACAGCCTGCGCTGGATCAGCGACATGCGCGAGCCGCTGCCATCGGGCGGCACTCAGATGCTCGACATGGCGGGAACGGCGCTCGCGGCATCGACCATGGCGCTGGCCGATGCCGTGCGCAGCGCCGCCCAAGGCGAGGCGCAGATCCACCTGCTCGCGTTCACGCCGACGATCCTCGATCCCGCCATGCCCGAACTCCACCGCGCCTGCCTGCCGTCCGAATGGGCGTGGCCGACCTTCGACCGCCTCCAGCTCGAGGATTACGACTGGCTGGTCGAAGGGCGCGATGCGGCGCGCCGGGCGGGCTACGCCTTCGTGGACCAGAAGCTCGGCTACCCCGCCGAAGCGACCGAGTATCTTTCGGGCTTCGTGCTCGACCCGGCCGATGCGGAGGAATTCTGGCCGCGCATCGATGAAGGCCTCGACGAAGCGCGCGAGCGCGGCGTGGCGCAGCGCTACGTCTGGGCGCTGCCGCAGGTCAATCGCGACGGATACACCCGCCTACCTCCCGGAGATGACACGATGAACGCCTTTGACGACGTTCCCTACCCGCTCGCCCTTGGCCGCGATGCCGCGGCAAGCCCCGAATTTTCGACCTCGGTCGCCGTAACCGCGTCGGGCTACGAGCATCGCAACGCGCTGTGGTCCGATGCGCGGATGCGCTACGATGTCGGCCCGGGTATCCGGTCGGAGAAGGAGCTGGGCTCGCTCGTCGCCTTTTTCCGCGCACGCTTCGGCCCGGCCCGCGGCTTCCGCTTGCGCGATCCGTTCGACTTCAGCTCGGGCGGGATGACCGGCAGCCCTTCGCCGGGCGACCAGCTACTGGGGGCAGGCGATGGCGTTGCCAGCCGGTTCCAGCTTTCCAAGTCCTACGGCGAGCAACGCCGGACAATAACGCGGCCCGACATCGCCTCCATCCGAGTAGCCGTGGACGGCGCGGAGACCACCGACTGGAGCTATGAAGAGGGCGGCTGGATCGTCTTCAATACTGCCCCTGCCGAGGGAACAAGCGTGACCGCGGGCTTCCATTTCGATGTGCCGGTGCGCTTTGCCGAAGACCGGCTCGATATCAGCGGCGTGTCGTTTGCCGCAGGCGAAGCTCCTTCGGTGCCCCTCATCGAGATACGGGAAGCGCCATGA